The following nucleotide sequence is from Archocentrus centrarchus isolate MPI-CPG fArcCen1 chromosome 6, fArcCen1, whole genome shotgun sequence.
TCCTGATGTTCTTGAGGCGAGTGGAACgtgccacacacacaggccacacACAGGCCACACACAGGCCACACACAGGCCACACACAGGCCTCACACAGGCCACACACAGGCCACACAGGCCACACACAGGCCACACACAGGCCACACACAGGCCACAGGCCACCACAGGCCACACACAGGCCACACACAGGCCACACACAGGCCACACACAGGCCTCACACAAGCCACACAGGCCACACACAGGCCACACACAGGCCACACACAGGCCACACAGGCCACACACAGGCCACACACAGGCCACACACAGGcctcacacaggcacactgACACTTGGCCTGTTGAGCCTCCTGCACAGATTTTGATGCAGatgctgaaacacaaacaaaaatgcagcgAGTCTTCTGAGACTTTTAAATACACCTCAAAGACAAGATTTTGATTCTTAAACCTGCAGTAAGCAGCATTTAATGGAAATATTGAATACATTGACATTTGATATGAGAGTCACAGTGAGGTCAGGTCTTCAGGACATGAGGAGGTTCTGTAGATCAGCTGTTTTATCATGGTGGTAAAGTTTACAGTGTTTTGAACATCTGTAATAACCCGGACCTTCACCTGCAGTTCTGAGTGAGCAGGCTTCTCTAGTTTTAATTTGGATGTTCAGCAGTTCTCAAACTGCTCAAATCTCAATAAGACTTAAAAATACTtcacaaatatatttgtcaTCTGTTGGAATGCACAGAATTTACAATCTTTGATCTGATCCAGTGATCTGTCTGTTTTTCATCACatttaacatgaaaaaaaaatcactgagctTTCAGAAATCTCCTCTTACCTGTGCTGCAGGTGGAACCTCGGACTCTCCTCCTGCTTTTACCCTTAAATCAAACACATTAGACTTTCCATGAGCTGATCCAAActgtgcagtgatgtggacgtgTATGACTTGTATGTTTTCACTTTGGacttacgtagttgtctttgcTGGACCACTCTGGATGTTGTTGGGCGTGGAGCATCCTTTCCTCCTCAGCCTGCTCCTAATATTTGGCCTGTTGGTCCTTTGACAGCGACTTCCACTGTGgacagaagaacacactgtcagcatccacactgcaactacacatactgtatacagGACAGCTGggacacatgcacaaacatgaccATCAAACATTAGCAGATGCATAAATCTATGTACAGTTACACACTTACCCTCTCTCCCACCACTGCGTTCACAGCTGCACTCCTGCTGATGTTCAGTTCAGCCATGACCTTTGGCCTCTGCTCCTTCAAAAACAGCAGGAAGGCACCGGGTGTCTTCTTGACATCCAGCCGGTCCTCATCCTGCTGCTCATGACGCTTCCTCTGTCTACAGGAATAAAACAGAGTAAGAGTACATGTTACTACTGCGTACAAGTGTGaggaaagtattttaaaaacacgAGTAGAGCTGCACAGCTGAATCTAAGCTCCATTAAAGGAGGCTGATTACAATAATTCATGCAGGCATGTGCAGATAAATGACAGATACTGCAGACCATGAGCCAGTCCCACTCAAAAAAGGtctaacagcagcagagcaaactCAGTTTGGAGAGGGTGTGCTGAGTGGAGGAGCAGAAGAGGCAAAGTCACACCAACACACCGTtcctgcacagagacagaggtAACAAAGTTTATAAAGATGcagatgttcagcagctgtgttcacTTGTGTGTTTTACTTATAGTTCTCTGACAGGACGCAGGTACTGGACCGTGCTATCAGGAATCTGGAGGACACTGTTACACTGGAAACACAAACCACAGAACAGGTGAGCCGACAAGCTGCAATAGTATCATCTATCCACCAGGTGGCAGAATTTACCCTCTCTTTGAGACGTAAGCTGAACCTGAACATGTGACATCTGGGAGATGAAACCACATCTGGAGGATTGAAATATGCAGGTGAATGATCATAATGTTCCTGAATGTGTCTGCTGAGGCTCACAGAGGTCAATAACCACAGTGTGAGATCAGGAGCTTACTGGGTttgaaggagcagcaggaggaacggtggctgctgctgctgctgctgctgtggggaTGCTGTTTACAGGCCACTGATACAGCAGGTTCTGTGGGGGGAAGGAGAAGGTTCAAAATCCATAATACTGACCCTGAGTACAGCATTTCAAAGACCACATGATGAGCACCACAGAAACATACAGCATGTGAAGAGAGACTGAACCCTTGGTAATCTAATCCTTGTTCTTGAAAGCTTCACTTTGCTCTCCTGCATCATTCTTTTTGAATTATGACCCACTGGCAGTGATTACATTTACTGATCAGCACACCTGCAACCAGTGAATCCTCCAGGCAGACTGTCTGCTGCTGGCAGGTTTTACAGGCATCCCTgtgacaaactaacataataTGATGCATTGTTGGAGATTAAATCATCCCAAAGGTGGATTCATTTGTACCAGCAGTGTACTGTGGGacagtatgtatatgtatatgtatgttatGTATATTTTTCTGATGATACTGCTGCACTTTTTGCtcaattttaaattcttttaatttcttaaaatgATGCAAATGACTTAATTCACTGCTCTATCACACAACATCTCAATGACTCAAACTGAACTCTCTGCACTGTGTGTTCAGGTTGAAGGACACAGCAAACAGCCAGACACAAGATTTTGGGATAATGTTTATGTAGAAACACAAATTGTTGGTTAAATGCATCGTGTGTATTCCACTGTGTAAACCTAGATGACCTTAAAAGTATCCATGAGATCAAACAGAACACTTATGATGGGGATAGAAAAGCATCAGGATTCATCTGAAGCAGCATCTCTGCaacaatgcacacacagaacattAGCACTGAGACACAGTAGGTTGAAAGCTGTCATTTTATCatatctgtgtgtttgcactcagaagacactttattaggtacaccttgctttagccttcagagctgcctcaattcttcgtggcatagattcaacaacgtgctggaaacattcctcaaaggTTTTGGTTCACACAATTTCAACAGTTAAACAACGTTCAATGCTACATCAGTCCAACGTTCAGCCTGAACCTTCAATACAAGCAGGATGCAGTCACACACTGACCAAACTACTGACCCTACCACCCACTCatcagactcatcagaccagacacaTCTTTCCTTTGTTCTGATGTTGGGGAGCCTGTGTGAACTCAGCCTcagttagctgacaggagtggcaccgagtgtgatcttctgctgctgtggctcatctgcttcaaggttcaccatgttgtgcattcagagatgctctccaGTGTGACTTGATTGTAACAGGTagatatttgagttactgttggtTTCCTAACAGCTCAGAGCAGTTAGGCTGTTCCCCTCTGACCTgcggcatcaacaaggcattttcatccagaCAGTTCGCtgcttattttctcttttttggactttTCCCTGTAAACCCTCAATGCTACATCAGTCCATCTGGCACATTTAAAGTAACATGAATCACCTTTATTCcaaattctgatgctcagtttgaaaatgatcatgtctacatgcctaaatgctctGAGTTGATGCCTGGGGATTGACTGATTAGAAAAGTGCACTAACCATCAGCTGAACAGAGTCTCTGACATGATGATTATCTAATCATGATCTGTATACATGGCAACACAAGATACACAACTTTGTTCTGAGGTGAAACATGTGACTTGTGTATGTATTATTGCATCATTATAATGTAGTAGAAATATGTACTACTACATTTTCACATATAGTTTTGTGCATGGGGCAGTCTGTGTGGTAATTCAGTACACACTGAAGATTCCATCCACCCattcacttatcctgttcagggtcacgggggggctgcaggcagggtacaccagcctgtcgcagggctaacacagagagacagacaaccattcacacctatgggcaatttagagtcaccagttaacctaaccccagtaagtgcatgtctttggactgtgggaggaaacccacgcagacacggggagaacatgcaaactccacacagagaggtgcAACCCGGCCAAAGTGGATTCGAacccttctagctgtgaggtaacagtgctaattaccacaccaccatgctgcttgAAGACTATATTATTAAAGAATATTTTCACGTGTAACAAATGGGCTGATATATAGACTGGAGAACGCTCTCTTATCCAACTATGATTggtgtgcttttgtttttgtggtggcTTTTGAAAGCAGAGCTACGCCCCTCACTTACAAATAACTGAAGTGACAATGAGAAGCATACAGACAGGAAGTCAGCGACAGTGTGGATAATCTCTTCTTCTGCTATTCTCAGGGCACCTGTGGAGGTACAGCAAGAATGAACAGCTGAAATGAGTGATATACAGGTgcaggtcataaaattagaatatgatgaaaaagttgatttatttcagtaattccattcaacaagtgaaacttgtatattatattcattcattacacacagactgatgtatttcaaatgtttgtttcttttaattttgatgattataactaaTGAGTGAAGTGAAAATCACTAGATTCTGCTTGAGAGAAATTAAGacaaaaaatgttcaaaatccCTTTATTGAAACTGTAATGTCTCTCTTTCAGACTCGGGTcctccagcagcctgaacagGATCtcagctgttcctaggactgctcTCTTTCTAACTGAAGGGACTAACAGACACCTCCCTTTCCTGTACAACTCCACATGTATTATATTCATAGTTTATATACAAACATGCATAAACCGTATCTCTCACATTAAAGCATTCCCATAAGTTCTCATTAATCTGATATAGACAGCAGCGTAAATACAAGACATAATAATCAACAATGTTCAGCTCAGTGCGAGCCTGTGGCAGTCAGTGGCAGTTTTTTCACACCATGTTAGTGGCAAATACACAGCTGTGGAGCAAAACATCTGGAAGGCTAATTCTTCTTTTTAGAACGTCTCGTATCTGTTCTTGTTATTTCAGCTTTATGTAGATTTCCCCAGAACTCCCATGTAGGGGagcaaggtttaaaaaaaatcaaaaatgtggCAGGTGGGAAAGATAAATATTATGATATTACACATGCAGAGGTGTGGATTTGAACTCCATTATTGGAACAGGGACTGAAGAATGGGTGGATGTTCTTAGTGAAAGTGCAGCCGGTGGATGAGTGGATAAGAGCTGCACCAAGGACGTCATAAAAGCAGATCAGACCATCATCATAGTTTACAAACACTCCCACCTTCTCTAGTTTGGAGTCCTGAAACAGGCTGAAGAGTCGCCCTCGCCCAGAGGAGATGGTCCAGTATCCATTTTCAGGGCTCAGgctgatttctttctttaggTACGGCATATCTGTGGCCACTCCTACCGTCCATGAAGAATGAGATTTAACGCTAACCTCAAAGTAAAACCTTCCAGCAGAGAAACCCTGCTTtgataaaacacatttacagacaGACTGGGAGGACCAGGGCTCAACTGTGCTAGGATCAAGTGCCACATTCACCGTGTACTGCCTGACTCTCTGCAGCTCAGCCTCAGTCAGCCTCCGCAGCTGTTTGCTGTGCGTCTTCTCCAGCTGATTCACCGCTCTCACCACCATCCCATCATATGAAGGGAGACGGTCGCTGACTCCTGCCTGTGGATGTACGCTGACCTTTGTCCCTTTGTTGGCGGTTGGAGAAATATTCATAGAAGAGAAGTTGTGGTCAGACTGCTGGCGCTCCACCCCAGGGCTCAACTTCATCAGCTCAGAGATTTCCTTCTCTAGCCCCTTGATGAAGCCTTCAGCCCGTTTCTCTGCTGTTCTCTGCTTCTCTTCAATTGCCTTGATGAGGCTGTTCAGGTCTGTCTTTGCAGACTCTATTAAAGCTGTGAAGACCTGAACTCCTTCTGccatctctctgtctgcagcttTCTTATTCAGCTCCACAGAGTGTTTCATCTGCTGAATCTTGATCTTTCTTTCTTGGATCATTGGTTGTATTTTTTCCTCCGCAGTCTCAAACCCAGCCTTCTATACTTCATATTCTTCCTTCAGAGGAACAACAGGATGTGTCTTGTGGTCTAAAGCGAAGCAGACCACGCAGACGCACATGTGGTCGGTCTTGCAGAACATCTCCAGCGGTGCATTGTGCTTGGTACACATTCTCCCTCCTGGccttgagctgctgctgctcctgctggcTTCCTGCTGAGCTGACAGCTTGAACTGAGCAGCCATCTCAGAGATGAAAGTGTTGACATGCAGCTCGGGTCTTGTTTTGTACCGCCTTTTACAGACTGGACACTGACACAGAGGACTAATGTCCCAGTGCTGAGTGATGCACGTCTTACAGAAGTTGTGTCCACACGGAGTGCTGACCGGATCCATGAACACGTCCAAGCAGATGGAGCACAGAAACTGGTCTTCAGACAGCAGACAGCTGGCAGCAGACATGTCCATGCTGTGAGAGTAAAATgggcaaaaatgaaaatgagtacTTAGATTGAAATCAAACTCCGATCAGTCAATTATCCTGAGCTGTGCACTGAGCCAGCCTCTCTACAACAGGCTAATGTGGACTTACAAAGACAAGCAGCATATCATACAAAAAGTATTTACTGCAGCTTTCTGTGGAGAACTCAACAGTgtggaaacagaaacatttagCCAGAATTATGAAGTCATAGACTTTAAGATGTCACAAGTAGAAAGGTGTCCAAAGTTTGCACACAACATAAGcagttaattttttaatttcctttaattCAATTGCTGAGTTCAGGCCCATCCAAGAAGTCTCTCCTTCAGTTTGAATGGGGGAAATTCTGTTATTGTTTATTGCTCTTGTAAcccaggctgttttttttttcattgtatagGTCTTACCAGTGAATGTATCATTGCTTgataagttttgtttttcccatgtTCCAGGAATGCACCATTTCATTGTACAGGGTACCTCTCGGCTACAAAgggagaaaatattttttcccgCGGTCGGGAGAGCAGAACGGCTGTGAAACTTAACGATTTGAGGACGTCTTGTACCAAGGCCACCTGTTCTTAGGAGGGTGGTAGGACCTGaaaggatttccttttttttcccttcctcaaAGGATTTGCTAATTTTTCCCTTATTTTATCTGAGatctcaaatattttatttgctaCTTTTCTCTGGGTCAGGCCTGATTCCATAAACAATTGATGCATCAGAAAAAAATTGGAGTAACTGAACTCTGCTCTAAATCCCTCGACACAAGTGGACTTTAAGTGTGTAAACTGACATGGACCGTGTGTTCTGTGGACATTATAGGAACGGTATCGAGGGAAACTGAAGGAATTGaattattgttttgttgttctgCCAATGTTTATTTAAAGGTCAGCTCATTAATGACCCTTGTTAAAGTATGACCTGTGGATGTTAAATTCCTGAAAATACACTGCATTCTTACCTAAGGACGTCGACTGTTGTCTGTTGTGGTTAGAGGGTTTCCTTTGAAGTTTACACAGTTGCCATCTCCTACAGATCTAAGAGCAGTGACCCTAATTGTTCATACTTTGGCTATTCCAATGAATCAGACCAATAAATACTTGCATTCTGGACTCTGTGGTCTCAGACAGGTGTCTTTGCACTTTTAtagctgtggctacatttctCTGTCACTAATGCTGTAAATATGCTTTTATGTTTCACTTTCAGTATTTACTTTAGTTTCACTTGCacttcagtcaaaaaaaaaaaactataaataacGGTTTGCACAAACAGTCACTTCCTGAGGGACGGCAGTCTTACCCTGCAAATGATTTCCTAAATGTTATTAAGTTAGTGTTAGGTCCTTTACCTTACCGCGGTCAAGCCAGCCGCAGATCAGCCGCCGCTTAAATTTTCTTGCGCTTCTACCCTAAGCTTTATGGTAATGCTAGTCTTTCGTTGCCAATTTCTGTACAGCAGAACAAAAATAACCTGTAGTTGCTTTTGATTAATATATGTGTTCGCGTTCTGTAAAACACTATGACATATAACaatcacatttattaaattatggattttaagacaaagttgtggtgtgtgtgtgtgttttggcgaAATTAAGAGAAGTACAGCCCcagaagtccttttttttttttttccctcggcAAAGATGTGTTCCTTTAGTCGTGTGAAACTTGATTTCATTACAGATTTATTCAAGTCTTCCTCATGGCCTGCACAGCTGATTTTGCAGAAATCTGCGACAGGCTCCAGCCTGACAACCCTCCACCCGCGACGCTTAACCCAATAAGCGCAataggatggaaggatggatggatggatggatggatgtggctaatattcatgcagaaaatcacGAGAAACAATCCCAGGCTCAAGTTAAAGGACTGTACAATTGTAATTATAAATTGACAATTCTGAGCGTATTTAATGAACTCAGTCCAGTGTGGTTGTATTTTTTATAAGTCCATTAAAGCTTATCATTGATAGCTGacattttttgtatattcagcttctgccttatccactctACCTGGGTGTGAAATTTCATCTAAGGCTAGTTAAGGACTCCACTTAAATTACATAACAAATCTGCACAAAATTCACCAAGGTTTgttaaatatggaaaatatcaaaataaataaattcataaaaaatcagtataggaagctgacgcagaaatctcaacagattatcagtctgcctgaccccctctgcgtgtggacccagtttcatcacaaataactgcaggaatccacacaaatcaggcgacaaatacactcattttcacccaggtccatttaatatggaaaatatcagaaaatattcataaaaaatcagcataggaagctgacgtggaaatctcaacagattatcactctgcctgaccccctctgcatgtggacccagtttcatcacaaataactgcaggaatccacacaaATCAGGTGATAAATCCACTCATATTCATCCAGGTCcatttaatatggaaaatatcagaaaatttcataaaaaatcagcataggaagctgacgtggaaatctcaacagattatcactctgcctgacccccctctgcatgtggacccagtttcatcacaaataactgcaggaatccacacatATCAGGTGACAAatccactcatattcacccaggtccatgtaatatcgaaaataattttaaaaattcataaaaaatcagcataggaagctgacgtggaaatctcaacagattatcactctgcctgaccccctctgcatgtggacccagtttcatcacaaataactgcaggaatccacacaaATCAGGTGATAAATCCACTCATATTCATCCAGGTCcatttaatatggaaaatatcagaaaaaattcataaaaaatcagcataggaagctgacgtggaaatctcaacagattatcactctggctgaccccctctgcatgtggacccagtttcatcacaaataactgcaggaatccacacatATCAGGTGACAAatccactcatattcacccaggtccatgtaatatcgaaaatattttaaaaaattcataaaaaatcagcataggaagctgacgtggaaatctcaacagattatcactctgcctgaccccctctgcatgtggacccagtttcatcacaaataactgcaggaatccacacaaATCAGGTGATAAATCCACTCATATTCATCCAGGTCcatttaatatggaaaatatcagaaaatattcataaaaaatcagcataggaagctgacgtggaaatctcaacagattatcactctggctgaccccctctgcatgtggacccagtttcatcacaaataactgcaggaatccacacatATCAGGTGACAAATCCACTCATATTCAtccaggtccatgtaatatggaaaatatattaaaaaattcataaaaatcagcataggaagctgacgtggaaatctcaacagattatcactctgcctgaccccctctgcatgtggacccagtttcatcacaaataactgcaggaatccacacatATCAGGTGACAAATCCACTcattttcacccaggtccatgtaatatcgaaaatatcaaaattaaaaaattcataaaaaatcagcataggaagctgacgtggaaatctcaacagattccCACTCTGGCTCTTAGTTTCATTTCAAACCACTTCCAGTACATATTACCTGATAACAGATGTTGCAATCGTGCTCACATCACAGTATGCTAAACTGTAGCTAcatgacattttgtttttaattttcttaattaaataaagagattgtgtatctcggctggcctgggaacgccttggggtccctccggatgggctggaggaggtggctggggagggggaagcttgggcttctctgcttaggcttctgcccccgcgacccggccccggataagcggaagaaaatggatggatggatggattttcttAATTCAAGTGAAAGGTTGAACACCTTTTTTCCCATAATTACCtttggtttttgctttttatattctcaatgtttaaaattattttttaaaaactgtaaagtaTATGAAGCTCTCCATTGGTGTGACCTGCGTAGACAAGTGAGTAACTCAGAGGACCTTTATTTAATAGCACAACTCAATTTATTATCtcactaattaaaataaaatactgatatCTGTCTGTGTTatccctgtgacaggctggcaacctgtaaaGGATGTACCCTGTCTCTTGCCGTATgtagctgggataagctccagccccccttcgaatctgaacaggataagcaaaagagaatggatggatggaatgatgGATAGCGGTATTGCAAAGATTAGATAATTTGTGACAGTGGCGCAGTGGCTAGGTGCTCGCCTTGCATGCTGAGGATTGCCGGTTCGAGCAACTGTCTCTGCGCTGGGTTGTGTTcatgggc
It contains:
- the LOC115781230 gene encoding zinc finger protein RFP-like; amino-acid sequence: MIQERKIKIQQMKHSVELNKKAADREMAEGVQVFTALIESAKTDLNSLIKAIEEKQRTAEKRAEGFIKGLEKEISELMKLSPGVERQQSDHNFSSMNISPTANKGTKVSVHPQAGVSDRLPSYDGMVVRAVNQLEKTHSKQLRRLTEAELQRVRQYTVNVALDPSTVEPWSSQSVCKCVLSKQGFSAGRFYFEVSVKSHSSWTVGVATDMPYLKKEISLSPENGYWTISSGRGRLFSLFQDSKLEKVGVFVNYDDGLICFYDVLGAALIHSSTGCTFTKNIHPFFSPCSNNGVQIHTSACVIS